Proteins from a single region of Scleropages formosus chromosome 22, fSclFor1.1, whole genome shotgun sequence:
- the LOC108928351 gene encoding odorant receptor 131-2-like — protein MNSTGYPSKPAQDDFKEAFFKNFIVVFLGITINYVNGIFVFIFSRSPVFYMESRYILYIHLVINDMIMLCITVSLHVVSYTMPLINVSVCCVLLLVGSVTTKNTPMSLAGMAVERYIAICKPLRHSQTCTVRRTYMLILLIWSVAFIPELADIVILFLTRPLTIFTSRILCYRLAIYNTSHHLDKSVVLNVLLLSFVWITLIYTYFRIFITAKTATTDQVSAKKAQNTILLHGVQLLFCMMSYIAPLLELILFPLFPNDKTKIMFSTFIITNILPRFLTPLIYGIRDQKFVTHIKKLLIL, from the coding sequence atgaactcaACTGGTTATCCATCCAAGCCTGCCCAGGATGATTTTAAAGAAGCTTTCTTCAAAAACTTCATTGTTGTTTTCTTGGGCATCACAATCAATTATGTTAATGGAATTTTTGTGTTCATATTCTCCAGGAGTCCAGTTTTTTACATGGAGTCaaggtacatactgtacatacatctGGTGATCAATGACATGATCATGCTTTGCATAACAGTTAGTTTACATGTTGTAAGCTATACCATGCCATTGATAAATGTGTCAGTCTGCTGTGTTCTACTACTTGTGGGATCTGTGACCACTAAGAACACTCCCATGAGTCTGGCTGGAATGGCAGTTGAACGCTACATCGCTATCTGCAAGCCCCTGCGTCACTCACAGACCTGCACCGTGAGAAGGACCTACATGCTCATTCTTCTTATCTGGTCTGTGGCATTCATCCCAGAACTGGCTGATATTGTCATTTTGTTCCTGACTCGACCACTAACTATTTTCACCTCCAGAATTTTGTGTTATCGTTTGGCTATATACAATACATCTCATCATTTAGACAAATCTGTGGTATTAAATGTACTTCTCCTGTCTTTTGTGTGGATTACACTGATCTATActtatttcagaattttcattACTGCTAAAACTGCAACAACTGATCAAGTTTCTGCTAAAAAGGCTCAGAACACCATTTTACTACATGGCGTACAGCTGCTGTTCTGTATGATGTCTTATATTGCTCCTTTGTTGGAATTAATTCTCTTTCCACTTTTCCCCAATGATAAAACAAAGATAATGTTTTCAACTTTTATAATAACAAATATCTTACCAAGATTCCTAACTCCTTTGATATATGGGATTCGAGACCAGAAATTTGTTACACATATTAAAAAACTACTGATACTGTAA